TTCCATCTTAATGGAACTTCTAAACTTCAAGAATCGATCTTGGAATAAGATGTGTATATCAACCCTTGAATTTCTATTATACTGTTAATATCGATCGATGGAGGGCTACTCTCAATTTCAATAATGTATGTAATGATTCCGCTTACTTCTTCGCACTCAATACTCTATTCTTCAACCTAAGATCTCCCGATCTACATTTCCTACATCTATCAGCACTGATGGCATTCTTAGCACCACACTTGAGGCAGATTTTGAAGAATAACTTTCTCCTCTGGGCTAACTGCTTCTTAGCAACATCTGTAATTGGCAAAGCCCGGCACCACCCTCACCATAACTCTTTAAGATTCGACCGATTAAATCTTTCTTCTATATCATCTTTTATATTTTTCTTATTTCTTACCATATTCCTTCGAAATTAATTTTGAAATTTCGAAGAACTTTAAGGACTGTTCCGTAATGTATTTAAGGAAGGTTGATGAAGGCTTTTTCAATAGAGCAGGTGGTCGGATGGCAGCGACGAACGTTGTACTAGTGGGTAAGAAACCTGTAATGAATTATGTGTTGGCCTGCCTGACTCTCTTCCAAGACGGTTCGAACGAAGTAATCGTGAAAGCAAGAGGACGGGCGATCAGCAAAGCTGTAGATGTTGTACAGATCGTCACCAAGCGCTTCTTAACCGATGTAAAGGTGAAAAAGATCAGCATCGACACAGAGCAGATAAAGAACGAGCAGACAGGCACCATCAGCAACGTCAGTTCGATGGAGATTCAACTCAGCAAGTAACAGAAGCCACACCCCACTTTTTTTCTAAAACCTCATTAAACTTCATATATCTTTATTTACCATTTGATTTTACACATACTATTGATTTTGAAGTTACCAATATGCTTATTCGATGCAAAGGTAGGAATCCTATGTCCAAAGTGTGAAGTGAAGTTAAAAGGAGGGCACATTACCAAGGCCGATGTCGATGCATCGATAAAGCTCGTCAAATTGGCAGGCAAATACCCAGAATTGAATAGGATTACACTTCTAAGGGCTCTAAATGTAAATAGCGACCTTGTGTTGATCCTGGGTGCGGGGAACTTGGCATTTATACGTAAAGATCCCACTCTGCAGAAGAAGTTAGAAGAGGAGTTGGGCGAGAAGTTATGGTTTTTAGAGGGAGAGAGTACAGATCGAGTTATGCTCGAAGATCTATTTTATCCAATTAGAATTCTGACGGTGAATGTCGTATGGCTCCCGGATGGAAGCAAACTTACAAAGGTGATAAT
This is a stretch of genomic DNA from Nitrososphaerales archaeon. It encodes these proteins:
- a CDS encoding 50S ribosomal protein L40e; protein product: MPITDVAKKQLAQRRKLFFKICLKCGAKNAISADRCRKCRSGDLRLKNRVLSAKK
- the albA gene encoding DNA-binding protein Alba; the protein is MYLRKVDEGFFNRAGGRMAATNVVLVGKKPVMNYVLACLTLFQDGSNEVIVKARGRAISKAVDVVQIVTKRFLTDVKVKKISIDTEQIKNEQTGTISNVSSMEIQLSK